The following are encoded together in the Daphnia magna isolate NIES linkage group LG8, ASM2063170v1.1, whole genome shotgun sequence genome:
- the LOC116928277 gene encoding uncharacterized protein LOC116928277 isoform X2 has product MCGVLFLRSEEEHRNPERTERFRLWYTTHCSSLSIAISLSVSHFNNCCWCNSRDIAVHSNQATSTMMDRHESRALLAQLVIVLLVAVLAAEDEPIKLETVTVLRGRTAVLPCDITPPTLDSLYLVLWYKNDSDFPIYKYDARRSRENYRQQQTQHDSQMFLLQQQQQYGQPPSKSRIQFQFDSHPALLLLNNVVDPDEGVYRCRVDFGRSPTRNVLVQLTVVVPPQKIRIIEDNRQVSSVIGPYDEGDQLSLNCIVTGGRPRPEVTWWLGDKLVDYTYISTSETVVQNVLVIPKLERRHLHAILRCQASNYYFVRNETLPYAVQPYWHQKQHLSSHPWQNQHTIISNVQLDLNLRPLWVLITGAEKPLSAGKSYTFECVTGGSRPSVNLRWYLHSVQQPAKERVTMDGSNTTSILKLIPTAQDHDAELICSAVNPLLVAGNGSFGINASVSSIETHRKLTVHYAPIAELELGRNLKPDSIVEGNDIYFECRIKSNPPPHRFVWTHEGNNIKENASAGVIITEQSLVIRRVSRSHSGRYSCGAVNTEGTGISNIVHLLVMFLPVCHPGQKILYGVVKQEAVVVHCQTDAIPPAFSYRWSFNTSSTDVNDLQENQMFQTTAPNDEGTDTGSTSVLSYSPQSDRDYGNLICWARNAVGEQREPCVYRIFAGVRPDPPSNCSVLNQTADAVEVWCRPGFDGGHPQLFQFEIFDTQSAVLLYNKSGRYPHLRVGNLESGVKLFIQISSYNRRGRSALVPLEAYTIKIAEKQTVIMETMYWASMMGIIGGVSASILIVCIVVAVTVKLRRQNNHAHEERNPNKIDKRVTTMTTSADYHQHEVDDPDIIINSNSVQEQRLTHYQDGSLTFTQQNATKTRENRSIQRDYGNQLDKPVDRDSLNESVVVSQHRNNGYHHQSARGTMEMIIVKSPHRPKQNVRFATVDGRHQFS; this is encoded by the exons CAATCAAATTAGAGACGGTGACGGTCCTTAGAGGGAGAACTGCCGTACTGCCGTGTGACATTACACCACCGACGCTCGACTCGCTCTATCTCGTTCTCTGGTACAAGAACGACTCGGACTTTCCCATTTATAA GTACGACGCTCGACGTTCCAGAGAAAATTATCGTCAGCAACAAACTCAGCATGACAGTCAGATGTTTTTgttgcagcagcaacagcaataCGGCCAACCGCCGTCCAAAAGCAGAATTCAGTTCCAGTTCGATAGTCACCCGGCTCTTTTGTTATTGAATAATGTGGTCGATCCAGATGAGGGCGTCTATCGTTGCAGAGTCGATTTTGGCCGATCACCAACGCGCAATGTTCTCGTCCAGCTCACCGTTGTTG TTCCGCCGCAAAAGATCCGCATCATCGAAGACAATCGACAAGTCTCGTCTGTCATAGGCCCTTACGATGAAGGCGATCAGCTCTCACTGAACTGCATCGTCACCGGAG GTCGACCACGTCCAGAGGTGACTTGGTGGCTGGGCGATAAATTGGTGGATTACACTTACATTTCTACGTCAGAAACTGTGGTTCAAAATGTCCTAGTGATTCCGAAATTAGAACGACGTCACTTGCACGCGATTTTACGATGCCAAGCGTCCAATTACTACTTCGTTCGCAACGAGACACTACCCTACGCCGTGCAGCCCTATTGGCATCAAAAACAACACTTGTCATCCCATCCATGGCAAAACCAACACACAATCATCTCCAATGTTCAACTCGACCTAAACT TGCGGCCGTTGTGGGTGTTGATCACCGGTGCGGAAAAGCCGCTGTCTGCTGGCAAATCCTACACGTTCGAGTGTGTCACTGGAGGATCCCGTCCTTCCGTCAATCTTCGTTGGTATCTTCATTCCGTTCAGCAGCCAGCGAAAGAACGG GTAACAATGGATGGAAGCAACACGACTAGCATCTTGAAACTGATTCCAACGGCTCAAGATCACGATGCCGAATTGATTTGTTCCGCCGTCAATCCGCTTTTGGTCGCTGGCAATGGCAGTTTCGGCATTAACGCGTCCGTTTCATCCATCGAAACTCATCGTAAACTCACCGTTCACT ATGCTCCGATAGCAGAACTCGAACTCGGACGCAACCTGAAACCGGATTCTATTGTGGAAGGCAACGATATCTACTTTGAGTGCCGCATCAAATCCAATCCTCCCCCTCACCGTTTCGTTTGGACTCACGAG GGTAataatataaaagaaaatgcatCAGCTGGAGTTATCATCACAGAACAAAGTTTGGTTATTCGACGAGTTTCTCGATCCCATTCCGGTCGCTATTCTTGCGGTGCTGTCAATACGGAAGGTACTGGAATCAGCAACATCGTGCATCTCCTAGTCATGT TTTTGCCAGTTTGCCATCCTGGTCAGAAAATATTGTATGGAGTGGTTAAACAAGAGGCGGTCGTCGTACATTGTCAAACTGACGCCATTCCACCG GCGTTTTCCTATCGATGGTCTTTCAACACCTCGTCGACAGACGTCAATGACTTACAGGAGAACCAAATGTTTCAAACCACCGCCCCCAATGAC GAAGGCACAGACACAGGAAGTACTAGCGTCCTTTCATACTCACCGCAATCTGATCGAGATTACGGCAATCTCATATGCTGGGCGCGTAACGCAGTTGGTGAACAACGAGAGCCTTGCGTCTACCGCATTTTCGCTGGAg TGCGTCCGGATCCACCGAGTAATTGCTCAGTATTAAATCAAACGGCCGATGCAGTCGAAGTGTGGTGCCGACCGGGATTTGATGGCGGTCATCCGCAATTGTTTCAATTCGAAATCTTTGATACGCAATCGGCCGTACTGCTTTACAATAAATCCGGAAGGTACCCACACTTGCGCGTTGGCAACCTGGAATCCGGCGTGAAATTGTTCATCCAAATATCGTCGTATAATCGACGTGGAAGATCAGCTCTCGTCCCGCTGGAGGCCTACACCATCAAAATCGCTGAGAAACAAACAG TCATTATGGAGACGATGTACTGGGCTTCGATGATGGGCATCATTGGAGGCGTTTCGGCATCGATCCTAATTGTTTGCATCGTCGTCGCTGTGACCGTCAAGCTCCGCCGTCAAAACAATCACGCTCACGAAGAACGTAATCCCAATAAGATTGACAAGAGAGTAACGACGATGACTACCAGCGCCGACTATCATCAACACGAAGTTGACGATCCCGACATTATCATCAATAGTAATTCCG TGCAGGAGCAGCGGCTGACGCATTACCAGGACGGCTCGTTGACGTTCACTCAGCAG aATGCAACAAAAACACGTGAAAACCGTTCAATCCAAAGAGATTATGGTAACCAACTGGACAAACCTGTCGATCGTGATTCGTTAAACGAGTCTGTCGTAGTGAGTCAGCATCGAAACAACGGATATCATCATCAATCGGCAAGGGGGACCATGGAAATGATCATCGTAAAATCGCCCCATCGGCCGAAGCAAAATGTGCGATTCGCAACTGTGGATGGCAGACACCAGTTTTCTTA G
- the LOC116928277 gene encoding uncharacterized protein LOC116928277 isoform X3, translating to MMDRHESRALLAQLVIVLLVAVLAAEDEPIKLETVTVLRGRTAVLPCDITPPTLDSLYLVLWYKNDSDFPIYKYDARRSRENYRQQQTQHDSQMFLLQQQQQYGQPPSKSRIQFQFDSHPALLLLNNVVDPDEGVYRCRVDFGRSPTRNVLVQLTVVVPPQKIRIIEDNRQVSSVIGPYDEGDQLSLNCIVTGGRPRPEVTWWLGDKLVDYTYISTSETVVQNVLVIPKLERRHLHAILRCQASNYYFVRNETLPYAVQPYWHQKQHLSSHPWQNQHTIISNVQLDLNLRPLWVLITGAEKPLSAGKSYTFECVTGGSRPSVNLRWYLHSVQQPAKERVTMDGSNTTSILKLIPTAQDHDAELICSAVNPLLVAGNGSFGINASVSSIETHRKLTVHYAPIAELELGRNLKPDSIVEGNDIYFECRIKSNPPPHRFVWTHEGNNIKENASAGVIITEQSLVIRRVSRSHSGRYSCGAVNTEGTGISNIVHLLVMFLPVCHPGQKILYGVVKQEAVVVHCQTDAIPPAFSYRWSFNTSSTDVNDLQENQMFQTTAPNDEGTDTGSTSVLSYSPQSDRDYGNLICWARNAVGEQREPCVYRIFAGVRPDPPSNCSVLNQTADAVEVWCRPGFDGGHPQLFQFEIFDTQSAVLLYNKSGRYPHLRVGNLESGVKLFIQISSYNRRGRSALVPLEAYTIKIAEKQTVIMETMYWASMMGIIGGVSASILIVCIVVAVTVKLRRQNNHAHEERNPNKIDKRVTTMTTSADYHQHEVDDPDIIINSNSVQEQRLTHYQDGSLTFTQQNATKTRENRSIQRDYGNQLDKPVDRDSLNESVVVSQHRNNGYHHQSARGTMEMIIVKSPHRPKQNVRFATVDGRHQFSYQTGIDQQL from the exons CAATCAAATTAGAGACGGTGACGGTCCTTAGAGGGAGAACTGCCGTACTGCCGTGTGACATTACACCACCGACGCTCGACTCGCTCTATCTCGTTCTCTGGTACAAGAACGACTCGGACTTTCCCATTTATAA GTACGACGCTCGACGTTCCAGAGAAAATTATCGTCAGCAACAAACTCAGCATGACAGTCAGATGTTTTTgttgcagcagcaacagcaataCGGCCAACCGCCGTCCAAAAGCAGAATTCAGTTCCAGTTCGATAGTCACCCGGCTCTTTTGTTATTGAATAATGTGGTCGATCCAGATGAGGGCGTCTATCGTTGCAGAGTCGATTTTGGCCGATCACCAACGCGCAATGTTCTCGTCCAGCTCACCGTTGTTG TTCCGCCGCAAAAGATCCGCATCATCGAAGACAATCGACAAGTCTCGTCTGTCATAGGCCCTTACGATGAAGGCGATCAGCTCTCACTGAACTGCATCGTCACCGGAG GTCGACCACGTCCAGAGGTGACTTGGTGGCTGGGCGATAAATTGGTGGATTACACTTACATTTCTACGTCAGAAACTGTGGTTCAAAATGTCCTAGTGATTCCGAAATTAGAACGACGTCACTTGCACGCGATTTTACGATGCCAAGCGTCCAATTACTACTTCGTTCGCAACGAGACACTACCCTACGCCGTGCAGCCCTATTGGCATCAAAAACAACACTTGTCATCCCATCCATGGCAAAACCAACACACAATCATCTCCAATGTTCAACTCGACCTAAACT TGCGGCCGTTGTGGGTGTTGATCACCGGTGCGGAAAAGCCGCTGTCTGCTGGCAAATCCTACACGTTCGAGTGTGTCACTGGAGGATCCCGTCCTTCCGTCAATCTTCGTTGGTATCTTCATTCCGTTCAGCAGCCAGCGAAAGAACGG GTAACAATGGATGGAAGCAACACGACTAGCATCTTGAAACTGATTCCAACGGCTCAAGATCACGATGCCGAATTGATTTGTTCCGCCGTCAATCCGCTTTTGGTCGCTGGCAATGGCAGTTTCGGCATTAACGCGTCCGTTTCATCCATCGAAACTCATCGTAAACTCACCGTTCACT ATGCTCCGATAGCAGAACTCGAACTCGGACGCAACCTGAAACCGGATTCTATTGTGGAAGGCAACGATATCTACTTTGAGTGCCGCATCAAATCCAATCCTCCCCCTCACCGTTTCGTTTGGACTCACGAG GGTAataatataaaagaaaatgcatCAGCTGGAGTTATCATCACAGAACAAAGTTTGGTTATTCGACGAGTTTCTCGATCCCATTCCGGTCGCTATTCTTGCGGTGCTGTCAATACGGAAGGTACTGGAATCAGCAACATCGTGCATCTCCTAGTCATGT TTTTGCCAGTTTGCCATCCTGGTCAGAAAATATTGTATGGAGTGGTTAAACAAGAGGCGGTCGTCGTACATTGTCAAACTGACGCCATTCCACCG GCGTTTTCCTATCGATGGTCTTTCAACACCTCGTCGACAGACGTCAATGACTTACAGGAGAACCAAATGTTTCAAACCACCGCCCCCAATGAC GAAGGCACAGACACAGGAAGTACTAGCGTCCTTTCATACTCACCGCAATCTGATCGAGATTACGGCAATCTCATATGCTGGGCGCGTAACGCAGTTGGTGAACAACGAGAGCCTTGCGTCTACCGCATTTTCGCTGGAg TGCGTCCGGATCCACCGAGTAATTGCTCAGTATTAAATCAAACGGCCGATGCAGTCGAAGTGTGGTGCCGACCGGGATTTGATGGCGGTCATCCGCAATTGTTTCAATTCGAAATCTTTGATACGCAATCGGCCGTACTGCTTTACAATAAATCCGGAAGGTACCCACACTTGCGCGTTGGCAACCTGGAATCCGGCGTGAAATTGTTCATCCAAATATCGTCGTATAATCGACGTGGAAGATCAGCTCTCGTCCCGCTGGAGGCCTACACCATCAAAATCGCTGAGAAACAAACAG TCATTATGGAGACGATGTACTGGGCTTCGATGATGGGCATCATTGGAGGCGTTTCGGCATCGATCCTAATTGTTTGCATCGTCGTCGCTGTGACCGTCAAGCTCCGCCGTCAAAACAATCACGCTCACGAAGAACGTAATCCCAATAAGATTGACAAGAGAGTAACGACGATGACTACCAGCGCCGACTATCATCAACACGAAGTTGACGATCCCGACATTATCATCAATAGTAATTCCG TGCAGGAGCAGCGGCTGACGCATTACCAGGACGGCTCGTTGACGTTCACTCAGCAG aATGCAACAAAAACACGTGAAAACCGTTCAATCCAAAGAGATTATGGTAACCAACTGGACAAACCTGTCGATCGTGATTCGTTAAACGAGTCTGTCGTAGTGAGTCAGCATCGAAACAACGGATATCATCATCAATCGGCAAGGGGGACCATGGAAATGATCATCGTAAAATCGCCCCATCGGCCGAAGCAAAATGTGCGATTCGCAACTGTGGATGGCAGACACCAGTTTTCTTA CCAAACAGGAATCGATCAGCAGCTGTAG
- the LOC116928277 gene encoding uncharacterized protein LOC116928277 isoform X1, whose protein sequence is MCGVLFLRSEEEHRNPERTERFRLWYTTHCSSLSIAISLSVSHFNNCCWCNSRDIAVHSNQATSTMMDRHESRALLAQLVIVLLVAVLAAEDEPIKLETVTVLRGRTAVLPCDITPPTLDSLYLVLWYKNDSDFPIYKYDARRSRENYRQQQTQHDSQMFLLQQQQQYGQPPSKSRIQFQFDSHPALLLLNNVVDPDEGVYRCRVDFGRSPTRNVLVQLTVVVPPQKIRIIEDNRQVSSVIGPYDEGDQLSLNCIVTGGRPRPEVTWWLGDKLVDYTYISTSETVVQNVLVIPKLERRHLHAILRCQASNYYFVRNETLPYAVQPYWHQKQHLSSHPWQNQHTIISNVQLDLNLRPLWVLITGAEKPLSAGKSYTFECVTGGSRPSVNLRWYLHSVQQPAKERVTMDGSNTTSILKLIPTAQDHDAELICSAVNPLLVAGNGSFGINASVSSIETHRKLTVHYAPIAELELGRNLKPDSIVEGNDIYFECRIKSNPPPHRFVWTHEGNNIKENASAGVIITEQSLVIRRVSRSHSGRYSCGAVNTEGTGISNIVHLLVMFLPVCHPGQKILYGVVKQEAVVVHCQTDAIPPAFSYRWSFNTSSTDVNDLQENQMFQTTAPNDEGTDTGSTSVLSYSPQSDRDYGNLICWARNAVGEQREPCVYRIFAGVRPDPPSNCSVLNQTADAVEVWCRPGFDGGHPQLFQFEIFDTQSAVLLYNKSGRYPHLRVGNLESGVKLFIQISSYNRRGRSALVPLEAYTIKIAEKQTVIMETMYWASMMGIIGGVSASILIVCIVVAVTVKLRRQNNHAHEERNPNKIDKRVTTMTTSADYHQHEVDDPDIIINSNSVQEQRLTHYQDGSLTFTQQNATKTRENRSIQRDYGNQLDKPVDRDSLNESVVVSQHRNNGYHHQSARGTMEMIIVKSPHRPKQNVRFATVDGRHQFSYQTGIDQQL, encoded by the exons CAATCAAATTAGAGACGGTGACGGTCCTTAGAGGGAGAACTGCCGTACTGCCGTGTGACATTACACCACCGACGCTCGACTCGCTCTATCTCGTTCTCTGGTACAAGAACGACTCGGACTTTCCCATTTATAA GTACGACGCTCGACGTTCCAGAGAAAATTATCGTCAGCAACAAACTCAGCATGACAGTCAGATGTTTTTgttgcagcagcaacagcaataCGGCCAACCGCCGTCCAAAAGCAGAATTCAGTTCCAGTTCGATAGTCACCCGGCTCTTTTGTTATTGAATAATGTGGTCGATCCAGATGAGGGCGTCTATCGTTGCAGAGTCGATTTTGGCCGATCACCAACGCGCAATGTTCTCGTCCAGCTCACCGTTGTTG TTCCGCCGCAAAAGATCCGCATCATCGAAGACAATCGACAAGTCTCGTCTGTCATAGGCCCTTACGATGAAGGCGATCAGCTCTCACTGAACTGCATCGTCACCGGAG GTCGACCACGTCCAGAGGTGACTTGGTGGCTGGGCGATAAATTGGTGGATTACACTTACATTTCTACGTCAGAAACTGTGGTTCAAAATGTCCTAGTGATTCCGAAATTAGAACGACGTCACTTGCACGCGATTTTACGATGCCAAGCGTCCAATTACTACTTCGTTCGCAACGAGACACTACCCTACGCCGTGCAGCCCTATTGGCATCAAAAACAACACTTGTCATCCCATCCATGGCAAAACCAACACACAATCATCTCCAATGTTCAACTCGACCTAAACT TGCGGCCGTTGTGGGTGTTGATCACCGGTGCGGAAAAGCCGCTGTCTGCTGGCAAATCCTACACGTTCGAGTGTGTCACTGGAGGATCCCGTCCTTCCGTCAATCTTCGTTGGTATCTTCATTCCGTTCAGCAGCCAGCGAAAGAACGG GTAACAATGGATGGAAGCAACACGACTAGCATCTTGAAACTGATTCCAACGGCTCAAGATCACGATGCCGAATTGATTTGTTCCGCCGTCAATCCGCTTTTGGTCGCTGGCAATGGCAGTTTCGGCATTAACGCGTCCGTTTCATCCATCGAAACTCATCGTAAACTCACCGTTCACT ATGCTCCGATAGCAGAACTCGAACTCGGACGCAACCTGAAACCGGATTCTATTGTGGAAGGCAACGATATCTACTTTGAGTGCCGCATCAAATCCAATCCTCCCCCTCACCGTTTCGTTTGGACTCACGAG GGTAataatataaaagaaaatgcatCAGCTGGAGTTATCATCACAGAACAAAGTTTGGTTATTCGACGAGTTTCTCGATCCCATTCCGGTCGCTATTCTTGCGGTGCTGTCAATACGGAAGGTACTGGAATCAGCAACATCGTGCATCTCCTAGTCATGT TTTTGCCAGTTTGCCATCCTGGTCAGAAAATATTGTATGGAGTGGTTAAACAAGAGGCGGTCGTCGTACATTGTCAAACTGACGCCATTCCACCG GCGTTTTCCTATCGATGGTCTTTCAACACCTCGTCGACAGACGTCAATGACTTACAGGAGAACCAAATGTTTCAAACCACCGCCCCCAATGAC GAAGGCACAGACACAGGAAGTACTAGCGTCCTTTCATACTCACCGCAATCTGATCGAGATTACGGCAATCTCATATGCTGGGCGCGTAACGCAGTTGGTGAACAACGAGAGCCTTGCGTCTACCGCATTTTCGCTGGAg TGCGTCCGGATCCACCGAGTAATTGCTCAGTATTAAATCAAACGGCCGATGCAGTCGAAGTGTGGTGCCGACCGGGATTTGATGGCGGTCATCCGCAATTGTTTCAATTCGAAATCTTTGATACGCAATCGGCCGTACTGCTTTACAATAAATCCGGAAGGTACCCACACTTGCGCGTTGGCAACCTGGAATCCGGCGTGAAATTGTTCATCCAAATATCGTCGTATAATCGACGTGGAAGATCAGCTCTCGTCCCGCTGGAGGCCTACACCATCAAAATCGCTGAGAAACAAACAG TCATTATGGAGACGATGTACTGGGCTTCGATGATGGGCATCATTGGAGGCGTTTCGGCATCGATCCTAATTGTTTGCATCGTCGTCGCTGTGACCGTCAAGCTCCGCCGTCAAAACAATCACGCTCACGAAGAACGTAATCCCAATAAGATTGACAAGAGAGTAACGACGATGACTACCAGCGCCGACTATCATCAACACGAAGTTGACGATCCCGACATTATCATCAATAGTAATTCCG TGCAGGAGCAGCGGCTGACGCATTACCAGGACGGCTCGTTGACGTTCACTCAGCAG aATGCAACAAAAACACGTGAAAACCGTTCAATCCAAAGAGATTATGGTAACCAACTGGACAAACCTGTCGATCGTGATTCGTTAAACGAGTCTGTCGTAGTGAGTCAGCATCGAAACAACGGATATCATCATCAATCGGCAAGGGGGACCATGGAAATGATCATCGTAAAATCGCCCCATCGGCCGAAGCAAAATGTGCGATTCGCAACTGTGGATGGCAGACACCAGTTTTCTTA CCAAACAGGAATCGATCAGCAGCTGTAG
- the LOC116928281 gene encoding nephrin has product MTMDLRRPLLIFALYVVLLQLADVIADDESIQLEKVTVLSGKTAVLPCDITPPTLDSLYLVLWYKNDSDFPIYKYDARRSRENYRQQQTQHDSQMFLLQQQQQYGQPPSKSRIQFQFDSHPALLLLNNVVDPDEGVYRCRVDFGRSPTRNVLVQLTVVVPPQKIRIIEDNRQVSSVIGPYDEGDQLSLNCIVTGGRPLPEVTWWLGDKLVDYTYISTSETVVQNILVIPKLERRHLHATLRCQASNYFGVRNDTPSYPVQPYWYQKQHSSFHHREHQHAIASSVQLDLNLRPLWVVITGAERPLSAGKSYTFECVTGGSRPSVNLRWYLNSVLQPAQERMTSDGSNTTSTLKLTPSAKDHDAELICSAVNPLLDVSNGSVDTNESTSSVQTRRKLIVHFAPTAQLELGRSLNPDSIAEGNDVYFECRVRSNPPPHRFTWTHEGHNIKENASAGVIMVEQSLVIRRVSRFHSGRYSCSAVNAEGSGFSNAVQLRVMFQPVCRPGQKILYGVAKQDAVTVKCQTDAIPPAHSHRWAFNTSMLDVTELQENQILQNNGFAEGSVEANGTSILSYSPQSDRDYGSLLCWGRNAVGEQREPCVYRIFLGVRPDPPNNCSVLNQTADAVEVWCRPGFDGGHPQLFQFEIFDTQSAVLLYNKSGRYPHLRVGNLESGVKLFIQISSYNQRGRSPFVQLEAYTIKIADKQTG; this is encoded by the exons ATGACGATGGATCTACGTAGGCCGTTGCTGATTTTTGCCCTGTATGTTGTTCTACTCCAACTAGCTGATGTCATCGCCGACGACGaat CAATCCAACTAGAGAAGGTGACAGTCCTAAGTGGGAAGACCGCCGTACTGCCGTGTGACATTACACCACCCACGCTCGACTCGCTCTATCTCGTTCTCTGGTACAAAAACGACTCGGACTTTCCCATTTACAA GTACGACGCTCGACGTTCCAGAGAAAACTATCGTCAGCAACAAACTCAGCATGACAGTCAAATGTTTTTgttgcagcagcaacagcaataCGGCCAACCGCCGTCCAAAAGCAGAATTCAGTTCCAGTTCGATAGTCACCCGGCTCTTTTGTTATTGAATAATGTGGTCGATCCAGATGAGGGCGTCTATCGTTGCAGAGTCGATTTTGGCCGATCACCAACGCGCAATGTTCTCGTCCAGCTCACCGTTGTTG TTCCGCCGCAAAAGATCCGCATCATCGAAGACAATCGACAAGTCTCGTCTGTCATAGGCCCTTACGATGAAGGCGATCAGCTCTCACTGAACTGCATCGTCACCGGAG GTCGACCACTTCCAGAAGTGACTTGGTGGCTGGGCGATAAATTGGTGGATTACACTTACATTTCTACGTCAGAAACTGTGGTTCAAAATATCCTAGTGATTCCGAAACTAGAACGACGTCACTTGCACGCTACTCTCCGGTGTCAAGCGTCTAATTACTTTGGTGTTCGCAACGATACACCATCCTATCCGGTGCAGCCCTATTGGTACCAGAAACAACACTCATCTTTCCATCATCGTGAACACCAACACGCGATCGCTTCCAGCGTTCAGCTCGACCTAAATC tGCGACCTTTGTGGGTCGTGATCACCGGTGCGGAAAGGCCGCTGTCTGCTGGCAAGTCATACACGTTCGAGTGTGTCACTGGAGGATCTCGTCCTTCCGTCAACCTTCGCTGGTACCTTAATTCCGTTCTGCAACCAGCGCAAGAACGG ATGACGAGCGACGGAAGCAACACAACGAGTACCTTAAAGCTAACTCCATCGGCCAAAGATCACGACGCCGAATTGATTTGTTCAGCCGTCAATCCGCTTTTAGACGTCAGCAATGGCAGTGTCGACACTAACGAGTCAACGTCGTCCGTCCAGACTCGTCGAAAACTCATCGTCCACT TTGCACCGACGGCGCAACTAGAACTGGGCCGTAGTCTGAATCCGGATTCAATTGCCGAAGGCAATGACGTTTATTTCGAATGTCGCGTTCGATCTAATCCGCCTCCTCATCGCTTCACGTGGACTCACGAG GGGCAcaacataaaagaaaacgcGTCGGCTGGAGTCATCATGGTAGAACAAAGTCTTGTTATTCGTCGAGTTTCGCGGTTCCATTCCGGACGTTATTCTTGCAGTGCTGTTAACGCAGAAGGCAGCGGGTTCAGCAATGCAGTACAACTCCGTGTCATGT TTCAGCCGGTCTGCCGTCCAGGTCAAAAAATTCTGTACGGAGTTGCTAAACAAGACGCGGTTACCGTGAAGTGCCAGACAGATGCCATTCCACCG GCACACTCGCACCGATGGGCGTTCAACACGTCGATGTTAGATGTGACAGAATTACAGGAAAATCAAATATTGCAAAACAACGGCTTTGCTGAG GGCAGTGTGGAGGCAAATGGAACCAGCATTCTTTCCTACTCACCACAATCCGATCGCGATTACGGAAGTCTACTCTGCTGGGGACGTAACGCAGTTGGTGAACAACGAGAGCCTTGCGTCTACCGCATCTTCCTTGGAG TGCGTCCGGATCCGCCAAATAATTGCTCGGTATTGAATCAAACGGCCGATGCAGTCGAAGTGTGGTGCCGACCGGGATTTGATGGCGGTCATCCACAACTGTTTCAATTCGAGATTTTTGATACACAGTCGGCCGTACTGCTTTACAATAAATCCGGAAGGTACCCACACTTGCGCGTTGGCAACTTGGAATCCGGCGTGAAATTGTTTATCCAAATCTCATCTTATAATCAACGTGGAAGATCCCCCTTTGTCCAGCTGGAGGCCTACACCATCAAAATCGCTGATAAACAAACAGGTTAG